The nucleotide window TAGGCTAAGGAGAGAGCAGTGCTGGCTGGGCCCTCTGGCTGGGCTGAGAAGTGGATGCTGGTGGTGGGAACAGAGAGCCAGAGCTGGGCGCCACCTGCAGATAGCCCCAAGGAAGGGAGGGTCAGTGGGAGGGGAGGCTGTGGTGGGAGAGAGGTCTGGGGGACTGTGGGCACCTATCCCCAGCATGGGCCAAGGACCATCTGAAGCAGGATCTGCTGCAGAGTCTCCTTAACGCAGATTCCTGGGTGCTGGTCCCTGGTGGTTCTGGGGCGGGGCCCAGGACTCTGCAGTTTCTAACAGGCTCCCTGGACAGGCCTTCTGCGCAAATGGAGTAGCCTGGGGTAGGAGTTGGGGGGTCAGCAGAAAAGAACATACAACTGCTGGCTTCCCGAAGTGAGGGGACAGAGACGTAGCAGCcaaaaggaagtttccaaaagaaacTGGTGAACATTGGCCAGGATCTGACCGGAACCAGATAGGCAGCCCTGCCTGGTCTAGAAATCCACCTGGGTCCGTGGTCTGTGGTGGTGGTGCGGGGGAGGAGGGTGGCGGCCCCTCCTGGGTCTGGTGGTCCACTGCTCCTGTGATCTCAGCATGAACGCCCACAGCCATGGATTCCACGGTCTCATCACTTgcagaggctgggtggggggtagTTCCTGGGTGGAGGCTTGTGTGCTTGGTCACTGGAGCAGACAAGGAACAATCTAGTTTGCTCCAGTGATCACATGCCAGCAGAGGGGAATGTGGGGAGAACAGAGTCAGGGGCCACACATAGGCCCCAGCAGCCCTCCCATGGCCACTCCTGGCCCACCCGGCCCATCCTTTCCAAGTGCCTGGTCCCATTCTCAGGGGTGGCCCTGGGCTCAGGAGCTCCCTTCCGGTATGTGGGGTCATCAGGAAGCACCGGTTTCTCCCATGTTCACGTTCTCGGCTCCTTTTCCTTGCTGCCGGCCTGTAAGAACTTGGACTTGAGTCTTTGACACTGCTTCAGTTTCCCTTCGGAAGCTTGGAACAGGGGCTGGGGCCAAGAGACCCCCCTGGGCTGGCTTCTGGGTGCCCAGCCTCCTGCTGGCCGCGTTCTGGGTCCACTAAGGGCTGGGTAGGCGATGGTGACCAGGAGCAGCTGTTGGCCCTGGAGGAGCCCAAGCAGGCCATCTCTTCCTGGGCCCTCgctgtcttcctctctgtctgctgccccCAGAGGCTCTGGGCCAAGAAGCCTGAGCAGGACCACAGGTTTGGGGCTGCTCATAAGGCCTTGCTCTTTCCAGGAAACTTGCCCAGCTTCCTGGAGTGAGGCATGGTTGGCAGGGAGGTCCTGGCATCCCCATGTGACCCCTTCCGTGGGACAGGGGCCCTCGTGCCTCTCTGTGGTAGGGAGGGTGGCCCCAGCTGATGGCCTGCTCACCGCCTGCCTGCAGATCTGGTGGCTGGACCCTGAGCTGACCTATGGCAATGCCAAGCCCTTCGTCTTCACCCAGGGCCACTCTGTGTGCAACCGCTCTTTCTTCCCCTGCTTCGACACGCCCGCAGTCAAGTGCACCTACTCGGCCGTTGTCAAGGTCAGCATCCCCCGGCCTGGCCTGCCTCCTCACCACCCTCCAGGaagaagcccagtgtgggaggaggcagatggagaggggttGCCAGCAGAGCATGGGGGCTCTTTGTGATGAGAGGTGCCCTGACGGGGATATGGCTGTCCAGCCCAGGTCACGGGGCTCCCTGTCGgggatgtggggctccctgcAATGGAAATGGGGTTTCCTGACCTGGGGTGTTTAGTTGCCATAGGTCACCCTGACAGAGGGCATGGGATTGCCTGTCCTGGATAGGGCGTGCCCTATTGGAGGATTTGGGGTTCCTAGTTGTGATCTGGGGTTCCCTGGCCCGGGTTGTAGGGTTTTCCACCAGAGCGTGGGGTTCCCCATCCAGGACGCAGGGTGCCCTGATGGGTGGGGGCTCCTCGCATGCAGGCCCCGTCGGGGGTGCAGGTGCTGATGAGTGCCACGCAGAGCACCTACGTGGAGGAGGAGGGCGTCTACCGCTTCCACATGGAGCACCCCGTGCCCGCCTACCTCGTGGCCCTCGTGGCCGGGGACCTCCAGCCGGCAGACATCGGGCCCAGGTAGGGCCACTGCTGCTCGCTTCCTGCGGTGGCTGCCGCGGAGGGAGCCCAGGCTCTAGGGAAGTCCTGCCATGGGCAGGGCACGGGGCCTGCACCTGTGGCTGCCCCGGGGGGACCCCGCAGCGTGGGgaccagccccaccccccaccttgtCTTGCCTCAGCTAGAGCCCATCCCTGCCAGGCCCCTCGCACCTTCCCATCCCCGACCCAGAAGCTGGGGGCTCTTGGCCTCTTCAGGGTCCCCCTCAAGCCTGTCCCCCtgccagagccacaccacagccCCACGCACCCTCCAGCCTGGGTGGGTTTTTTCAAGTCAGTGATGGAAGAATCCCAGCCCCCGTGTCAGCATGTGGCTTGGCCTTTGCCATGGGAAGGGCCTGCAGGGGGGTAGCCCTCAAGTGAGGCAGGGCATTTGGGCCCATAGGAGAGGGGAGGCCTGGTCGGGGAGCGGGTTTGGGGGGCCGGTCAGCCTCTGCCCGCCCTCTCCGCCCTGTGTTAGGAGCCGGGTGTGGGCCGAGCCGTGCCTCCTGCCCACGGCCACCAGCAAGCTGTCAGGTGCAGTGGAGCAGTGGCTGAGTGCAGCCGAGCGGCTGTATGGGCCGTACCTGTGGGGCAGGTATGTCCCGGGGAGGCAGAGGGCAAGTCCCGCCCTCCCAAGGGGTGAACGGGGGCCTACTGGGGAGGAAGAGCCACGCACCACCAAGGCCCACAGCGGTCTCAGGTCAtctgcccaccctcccaccccgaACAGGTACGACAttgtcttcctgcctccctccttccccatcgTGGCTATGGAGAACCCCTGCCTCACCTTCATCATCTCCTCCATCCTGGAGAGTGACGAGTTTCTGGTCATCGATGTCATCCACGAGGTGGCCCACAGCTGGTTCGGCAACGCTGTCACCAATGCCACGTGGGAGGAGATGTGGTTGAGTGAGGGCCTGGCCACCTACGCCCAGCGCCGTATCACCACCGAGACCTATGGTACTGCCTGTGACCGGCCCtgggcggtggggtggggtgcagaggagGTGGGTAGCAGGAGGCTGGTGCCACCAAGGGGCTGAGAGCCCAGCCTGTCCCCCAGCATGTGTGTGTCCAGCAGGGTGGCCTTGGGTCTGCTCCATGGGGCTCAGGGTGGAGCCGCTGGGGCAAGTAGCCTCAAACTTGCCCAGGTGCTCAGGCTGCCTGCACTGTCCCCCTGCCCCCGTCCAGGGGCTGCCTTCACCTGTCTGGAGACGGCCTTCCGCCTGGATGCCCTACACAGGCAGATGAAACTCCTTGGGGAGGACAGTCCAGTGAGCAAGCTGCAGGTCAAGCTGGAGCCAGGTACCCACTCCCAACAGGCCTCGCCCCAGGTCCTGCAGACATCACCCTGCAGGGCTTTACCCTGCCACCCCCTGCATCCTCTGGCCAGAGCGTCTCTAGCTGAATCCCTGCCAAGGCCAGGCCAGGTACCCTAggctccctcagcctgccacccTCTCTGAGCACTGGCCACCATGTCATGTGGGCCCTCGGGTTCTGCCAAGGCTCCCTGGGCAGGGCAGGCACCCCTACTGCACTCCTGGGCATCCAGGTACGTGAGGGCCTTTGGCCCTTCCTGCTTCACAGCATGTGACCCCCCCAGGTCCCTCTCCCCATCCCGGGAGACCTATTTGGGGTAGGGACACTGCCCAGACCCATGGGTGTTCCCCTTGCAGGGGTGAACCCCAGCCACCTGATGAACCTGTTTACTTATGAGAAGGGCTACTGCTTCGTGTACTACCTGTCCCAGCTCTGCGGAGACCCCCAGCGCTTCGACGACTTTCTCCGGGTAAGCAGCGCTCTCCCCAGGACAGGCCCTGCCCGCCGCTTACCCTGagctcctccccatctcccagggCTGCCTCCTGTTCTGGGTGCAGCAGGGCaggacaccacctcctctctctaGCTCCCTCCCCATTTCAGCCACTTGACTAGGCCCATACAGCCACCCAGTGCCTCTGTGCCCACCCTGCTCTGGTGGGGGATGGTATGCCCAGTCCCGAGGCCTGCTGAGCCCTGCTCCACCTGTGTAGGCCTACGTGGAGAAGTACAAGTTCACCAGCGTGGTAGCTCAGGACCTGCTGGACTCCTTCCTGAGCTTCTTTCCAGAGCTGAAGGAGCAAAGCGTGGACTGCCGGGCAGGTGAGGCCCACTGCCTGCCCTGTGTCTGTGGCCAGCTGGCCCTCGGCCCaccaggggagcagaggggatGTGAGGATGACGGAGATTTACTGCACAGGCTGCCGCTTCTGCCTAGGGAAAGGCCCCTTGGGTTCAGCTGTCCCTCTTTCAGCCGGATGGTGTGAGCCTCACACTTGGGGACACCGTGGGTGCGGAGAGGAGCCTGTGCTTCCTATCCTGGTGGGGCCCAGGAGGCTTCCCTGAGGAGGCACCACTTAGGTCAAGCAGACTGAGTTAGGCAGTATGTGCAAAGAGCTTGGGGTATGGTTGCTTGGGCAGGGGAAGGTTTGTGTTGGGGCTGTCTGAGGCCTGGCCCACCTGTGTGATGCCCATAAAGATGTCTCTGGGCTCTAAGGGCTGGGGTCCCAAAGCAGAGACTGGGGTCTGAGATCTAGGGAGAGGCCAAGATTTGGTGGAGAGCAACGAGGTGTGGCTGGCCGTCTGGACAAGGTGGCTCATAAGTACACCAAGAGTTTTGGGGGTGGCGGTTGGGCAGCATTTGCCCCCAGAGTGGCCCAGGGTTTTAGAGCATACTGTCGGTTTATCAGCTGGCTGCTGGCCAGTCCCCGTATGGTGCAGACCACCCCCCATACACATggccccccaccacacccccggTGCCAGGGTTGTGTTTAAAGTGCCTCACTGTTTGGTCTCCATGAGAGGCATGGAGGGACAGGGGTACCTTATTCACCAGCCTGATTCTTCTGTACCACCCCCTCATGCTCCTTCACAGAGGCCACTCCTGTGGCTTAATGTGGCAGGTGCCAGAGCTGACCCCAGCCTGCCCTagctgcctctccctggggtTCCCAGGCCCTGGGACGGCCACACCTAGGGACACCTTCGGCATCTGGGTCTCCTGGCTTGGGTGGGGACCCCAGGATGTTATCTCCCAGGCCTTGGGACAGTCACACCGAGGGGGATGCCAGGACGCTCTCTCCCCTGTAGGGCTGGAGTTTGAGCGCTGGCTCAATGCCACGGGCCCCCCACTGGCCGAGCCGGACCTGTCTCAGGGATCCAGCCTGACCCGGCCGGTGGAAGCCCTCTTCCAGCTGTGGACCGCGGAGCCTCTGGACCAGGCAGCCGCCTCAGCTAGTGCCATTGACATCTCCAAGTGGAGGACCTTCCAGACAGCGCTGTTCCTGGACCGGCTCCTGGATGGGTCCCCGCTGCCCCAGGGTGGGTCCTGCAGCTGCCAGGGTGTCTGGGGTGGggtgtgcctgcccagccctgacCTGCCTGTGGCCTCCCAGAGGTGGTGATGAGCCTGTCCAAGTGCTACTCGTCCCTGCTGGACTCGATGAACGCCGAGATCCGCATCCGCTGGCTGCAGATCGTGGTCCGCAATGACTACTACCCCGACCTGCACCGGGTCCGGCGGTTCCTGGAGAGCCAGGTGCGAGCCCCCTGCACaaacacccccacacacactgcCACCACACTGCTGGGCTGCCATGGGGGGCGGCACA belongs to Meles meles chromosome 9, mMelMel3.1 paternal haplotype, whole genome shotgun sequence and includes:
- the RNPEPL1 gene encoding aminopeptidase RNPEPL1 — encoded protein: MAAQCCCCKAPGAEAAPARPPPEPPPALDVASASSAQLFRLRHLQLGLELRPEARELAGCLVLELCALRPAPRALVLDAHPALRLHSAAFRRAPAAAANEPPCAFAFAAAEPGPAPPPPLPAFPEAPGAEPACCPLAFRVDPFTDYGSSLTVTLPPELQAHQPFQVILRYTSTDAPAIWWLDPELTYGNAKPFVFTQGHSVCNRSFFPCFDTPAVKCTYSAVVKAPSGVQVLMSATQSTYVEEEGVYRFHMEHPVPAYLVALVAGDLQPADIGPRSRVWAEPCLLPTATSKLSGAVEQWLSAAERLYGPYLWGRYDIVFLPPSFPIVAMENPCLTFIISSILESDEFLVIDVIHEVAHSWFGNAVTNATWEEMWLSEGLATYAQRRITTETYGAAFTCLETAFRLDALHRQMKLLGEDSPVSKLQVKLEPGVNPSHLMNLFTYEKGYCFVYYLSQLCGDPQRFDDFLRAYVEKYKFTSVVAQDLLDSFLSFFPELKEQSVDCRAGLEFERWLNATGPPLAEPDLSQGSSLTRPVEALFQLWTAEPLDQAAASASAIDISKWRTFQTALFLDRLLDGSPLPQEVVMSLSKCYSSLLDSMNAEIRIRWLQIVVRNDYYPDLHRVRRFLESQMSRMYTIPLYEDLCTGALKSFALEVFYQTQGRLHPNLRRTIQQILSQGLGPSAEPSVEYAGAGADSEVDADAPALLLGDEAPSSAISLRDVNVSA